The following coding sequences lie in one Lolium perenne isolate Kyuss_39 chromosome 2, Kyuss_2.0, whole genome shotgun sequence genomic window:
- the LOC139835322 gene encoding uncharacterized protein gives MPSDEDYNNIDPVTYEGIFYQEQENFGDFEIEIGLEDLENEAHLHGETVVDLKDIQMLTKLHEGNGFNDETPPDIPTQPHYSHDTDSDSENENPMPRYENPMPHYDSDDSR, from the exons atgCCCTCCGACgaggattacaacaacattgaccctgtaacatacgagggaattttttatcaagagcaagagaactttggggATTTCGAAATAGAAATTGGTCTTGAGGACCTCGAGAACGAGGCACATCTTCATGGTGAAACAGTGGTGGACCTAAAGGACATACAAATGCTCACCAAGTTACATGAGGGCAATGGGTTCAATGATGAGACTCCACCGGACATTCCCACCCAACCTCATTACTCACATGATACTGATAGTGATAGTGAaaatgagaacccaatgcctcgttatgagaacccaatgcctcattatgatagtgatgattcgag GTGA
- the LOC127330633 gene encoding uncharacterized protein: protein MDHIGKSHFLLGEEAKTEGESSSSGAENVPIIQDSRLKSKTTVEDPFPGFLLDFLDLASADDDDNKEDILNGGKSAEQIANEEEMAREDKEFASHRRCWEDLWEPTYGYFKDKTAVSPMHFTHSTPGCRLDSAACFGPTLQIFTIKLAEIKGGIKWPLFVYGLVAARDDVDHNRNLLFYCSRTESQKLDQDDPFLRLIGPSRAILFTDHVKFEVQLRLKGTTESQDRALIRAFCDYTSGHYPGVSTTSFENCFCTTELCLERIEQTVQATILSVRVKNGPWPFEYGGEVACFAPSYNTDPSSMNVVLLSSRGRPMPNDLDGYLHLSRNVVSVELKGSLTFFVHAYSHSGEITAQGQVCFMANKCNITQQTCFFHDPEVEVEITVAWSTLVSDKRRIASQGWML from the exons ATGGACCACATAGGAAAATCCCACTTCCTCTTGGGGGAGGAGGCGAAGACGGAAGGGGAATCATCCAGTTCCGGGGCAGAAAATGTGCCGATTATCCAAGACTCCAGATTAAAATCGAAGACAACCGTCGAGGATCCGTTTCCCGGCTTCTTGCTGGATTTTCTGGATCTCGCCTCCGCTGATGACGATGACAACAAAGAGGATATCCTCAACGGGGGGAAATCGGCCGAGCAGATAGCCAACGAGGAGGAGATGGCCCGCGAGGACAAGGAATTTGCTTCGCACCGTAGGTGCTGGGAAGATCTCTGGGAACCGACCTACGGATACTTCAAAGACAAGA CGGCCGTCAGTCCCATGCACTTTACACACTCGACACCTGGATGCCGGCTAGATTCTGCCGCGTGCTTTGGGCCGACATTGCAGATCTTCACCATCAAACTTGCGGAAATAAAAGGTGGCATCAAATGGCCATTGTTTGTCTATGGCTTGGTTGCGGCACGAGACGACGTAGACCACAATCGTAACCTTCTCTTCTATTGCAGTAGAACGGAGTCTCAAAAGCTCGATCAAGAT GATCCTTTTTTGCGCTTGATTGGCCCGTCTCGTGCCATTTTGTTTACAGATCATGTTAAGTTTGAAGTCCAACTACGATTGAAAGGTACAACAGAGTCTCAAGATAGAGCATTGATCAGAGCATTCTGTGATTACACCAGCGGGCATTATCCTGGTGTATCAACCACATCCTTCGAGAACTGCTTCTGCACAACAGAGTTATGCCTCGAGCGAATCGAACAAACTGTCCAGGCCACTATCTTGAGTGTTCGTGTCAAAAATGGTCCATGGCCTTTTGAATATGGTGGCGAAGTGGCTTGCTTTGCACCATCTTATAATACTGATCCATCGTCTATGAATGTTGTGCTGCTCTCTTCTCGTGGTAGACCAATGCCCAATGATTTAGATGGTTACCTCCATCTGTCAAGAAATGTCGTGTCAGTAGAATTGAAGGGAAGCCTAACATTTTTTGTACATGCCTACTCACATTCTGGTGAGATCACCGCACAAGGTCAGGTTTGCTTCATGGCCAACAAGTGCAATATAACTCAGCAGACatgtttctttcatgatcctgaaGTGGAGGTGGAGATAACTGTTGCCTGGTCTACTCTCGTTTCGGATAAACGGCGTATCGCGAGTCAAGGATGGATGCTTTAA
- the LOC127329379 gene encoding uncharacterized protein: MTKEDYFKVMPLWCENKEDAFEALVARRRNSGSLSPRWEGGEDEVKQPDLSQPQPSLPEYYGFAEEELDKYCSVFKGLHPEVDDPIEQETDLTAIMVAGSGAEHGRTKLLSGVIKPQRTLTQIRSTLTAGDPPVAPPRHRRTDAHFEAAYAAAYENYLTVVAEWDLKRAAWEEYQEATSRAVRTFFQTGERIALPEEEPPRPGPTPVCPSREAFAATYYARTPGTGSSRNRPSPGSSREGTPMHPGRHSPGASGFSPAGDGSGHGSTSVYLDKGRTPEFTSRTPDLSFP; encoded by the exons ATGACAAAGGAAGATTACTTCAAG GTTATGCCCCTATGGTGCGAGAATAAGGAAGACGCATTTGAGGCCTTGGTAGCGAG GAGGCGGAACTCGGGGAGCCTCTCACCGAGGTGGGAGGGTGGCGAAGATGAAGTCAAGCAGCCCGATCTGAgccagcctcagccctcgctgcCCGAGTACTACGGCTTTGCCGAAGAGGAGTTGGACAAGTACTGCTCGGTGTTCAAGGGTCTTCATCCGgaggtggatgatcctattgAGCAGGAGACCGACTTGACGGCGATTATGGTGGCGGGGAGCGGCGCGGAGCATGGCCGCACGAAGCTTCTTAGTGGGGTGATCAAGCCGCAGAGGACCCTCACGCAGATCAGGTCTACCCTCACCGCCGGCGACCCACCGGTCGCGCCTCCTCGACACCGTCGTACGGAT GCTCACTTTGAGGCCGCCTACGCGGCCGCTTATGAGAACTATTTGACGGTTGTAGCAGAGTGGGACCTCAAGAGAGCGGCTTGGGAAGAGTACCAGGAGGCGACGAGTCGT gcggTCAGGACGTTCTTCCAGACTGGAGAGAGGATCGCACTTCCGGAAGAGGAGCCACCTAGGCCGGGGCCGACTCCAGTGTGCCCATCGAGGGAAGCTTTCGCGGCCACATACTACGCACGGACTCCG GGCACGGGAAGTTCGCGGAACCGACCCTCTCCTGGTTCGTCGCGCGAGGGCACACCGATGCACCCCGGCCGCCATTCTCCCGGTGCTTCAGGGTTTTCACCTGCTGGCGATGGTTCAGGCCATGGTTCTACTTCGGTCTACCTCGACAAAGGCCGGACGCCTGAATTTACGAGTCGGACCCCCGATCTTAGTTTCCCTTAG